One window of Paludibacter propionicigenes WB4 genomic DNA carries:
- a CDS encoding DUF4369 domain-containing protein → MIMQNKTLYVLLLITCCISCNSPKKDFKITGSVPSTKYDGEWIYLVPIEGANSHTVDSVKIANASFTFEGNIERMSIIRSRALLRLKLQELLIVTEPGTTKAILDSVSSAHGTPQNDALQLWKEEREKSMSAYSFVTAGLRSVSGKDSLRWLSQKDAIIKREKLFNERFLKEQGDNTVGTFVRKLTGNSNK, encoded by the coding sequence ATGATAATGCAAAATAAAACACTATACGTATTGCTGCTTATAACTTGTTGTATAAGTTGTAACTCTCCCAAAAAAGATTTCAAAATTACGGGTTCAGTGCCATCAACAAAGTACGATGGAGAATGGATTTATTTAGTCCCCATTGAAGGAGCAAATTCCCACACTGTTGATTCTGTAAAAATTGCAAATGCTTCCTTTACTTTCGAAGGTAATATTGAACGGATGTCTATTATTCGGTCACGAGCACTTTTACGCTTAAAATTACAAGAATTGTTGATTGTTACAGAGCCCGGCACTACTAAGGCTATTCTTGATTCTGTCAGTTCTGCTCATGGTACACCACAAAATGATGCACTGCAATTGTGGAAAGAAGAACGAGAAAAATCGATGTCTGCTTATAGCTTTGTTACAGCAGGATTACGCTCGGTGAGCGGAAAAGACTCGCTTCGTTGGCTATCTCAAAAGGATGCTATCATTAAACGCGAGAAGTTATTTAACGAGCGCTTCCTCAAAGAACAAGGCGATAATACAGTTGGAACGTTTGTCCGGAAGTTAACAGGTAACTCCAACAAATAA